GATGCGTTTCACGGATATAATACAAGAAGTAGACTTTGAGAGACTGGTAGTAGGTAGCAATTCGGTAATCCACCGGCTTGATGCACGTGTAAAGCTTTTAGGAGCTTTTGCACTTATATTCGCTGTCATTTCCATGCATAGCCCTACTATCCCTCTCGTTATATTTCTTTCTGCCACACTTATTGCTCTCGCAATCAAAATACCGCTGCGGACATACCTGAAAAGGTTAGTTCTGCTTCCGTTCTCTGTTGCGGCTGTCGTGCTTGTCGTTGTTATATTCACGTATGGCGGTGAGCATCAAATAGCATCCCTCTTCGGGCTGCCAATCTACCATGAATCGTGCTCGTTTGCCGTTTTGCTTTTCGCACGAATAATTGCATCGATTTCTATATTGAGCGTGTTTGTAGCTACTACAGAGGTGTTGGCGGCGGCGGAAGCAATGCGTTGGTTTAAGGTGCCAAAGATTATGGTTGACCTCGCTATAATGATGCTGCGCTATATCCATCTGCTATCTGAAGAAAGCGTAAGGATGTACAGAGCACAAGCATCAAGGTGCGGCTTCTCCCGTAGACTCAGCTATAAGCAAAAGATGAATAATCTCGGTACCATTGCAGGTTCGCTCATCTTGAGGGCATTAAAACGCGGTGAACGTGTATATGCCGCAATGCTGTCACGTGGATATAACCCGGATTCCAAGCTTACAGAAATCGAACCGTTATCATTAAAAAACGCTCTATTATGTGCTATAATTATCCTGACTTCGGTACTACTTGTAATTGCTGACCATATAGGTATAGTACCTGGAGTAGTAACCTGGTTATGAAGTGTGCAGTAAACGTAACGGACCTCTTCTATACATATCCAGACGGAACAGAAGCGTTGAAAGGTGTTAACTTTAAGGTAATGGAAGGCGAGAGAGTAGCGGTTATTGGCTCGAATGGCAGTGGTAAATCTACTCTATTCTACCATCTTAATGGCTTATTTTCACCCACGAAAGGCACGGTTCTTATCAACGAGGAAGAGATAACAAAGACTAATTTAGATAAGATAAGGATGACGGTAGGACTTGTATTTCAGGACCCGGACGATCAGTTGTTCGCGCCGACAGTATGGGAAGATGTGGCATTCGGACCGAGGAACATGGGACTTTCAAAGCGCGAAGTGGCAGAGCGAGTAAATAGCGCATTGAATATGCTGCACATAGCGGATTTGAAGGATAAGAGACCGGACAATCTTAGCGGTGGTCAGAAGCGATTGGTTTCTATCGCAGGAGTTCTTGCAATGAATCCGGAAATCATTGTGCTGGACGAACCCACGTCTAATTTAGACCCCTGCACGTCAAGTGCAGTGATGCACCTCTTAGTGGATTTGAGCAGAAGGATGAATATCGCATTGATTATCGCCACTCATGATGTGGATGCGATACCACAATATGCGGACAGGATATATGTGATGCACAGGGGGCGGTTCGTGGCAGAAGGCACGCCTGAGGCGGTCTTTTCTAATGCCTCTGTCGTAAGAGAATCACACTTGAGGTTGCCGCGAATCGCGCGTTTGATGGAAATACTACATAAAGAGGACAATTTACCACTAAAAAATCCGTATCCTTTGACTATTAGAGGGGCGAGAAATGAAATAATGAGAGTAATAAATGATAAAAGGATAAAAGGATAAGGATGAGAAAGTGAAGGAAAAAGGGAAACAAGAAAAACAAGAACGATATGAGTGACGTGGAACAGAATCTGGGAGTGAAGCAGGAGTGGCAATATAAAACAACCGGAATACCTGACAGCTTGTTCTCAAGATCGAAAGCAGGCTTGACAAGAGAAGAAGTTCGCTCGATCATCACCTCAAAAGCCCGGATAAAAGGAACCGAGCGAATTTTAGATGTGGGCACGGGCTCAGGAAGCGTTTCTATCGAATTCGCACTGTTAGGTTGCGATGTCACGGCGGTGGAGAAGGACGAAGAGAATTTCGAGATAGCGAGAAAGAATATAGAAAAATTTGGACTGGGTAACAAAATCCAGCTTAATTTTGGTGAAATGGAACATATCAATTTATCAGATACAGATAGTTTCGATGTTGCCTTCTTCGGCGGCACGGACAATCTTGAGAAATCGTTTGAGAACGTGTTCAAGCATTTGAAGACGGGAGGTAGAGTTATTATTGCAGCAGTCAGACTTGAGACTGTGGTGGAAGCCATAGCAGTATTGAAGAACAGAGGTATCAATCCTGAGGTTCTGAATATCTGCTTGAACAGGGGCAAGGACTTGGGTGGTAAAACCGCACTCGCTCCTTCTTATCCGGTATTCCTGATATATGGAGACAAGAAATGAGAATCCGCAAGCTATATGGAATAGGTGTAGGACCGGGCGACCCGGAACTGCTCACTCTGAAAGCATACAGAATACTCAAGGAAGTGGATATGATAGTTGCACCGAAGTCGAGGGAGGATAAAAGGAGTCTGGCTTTACTCACGATTGAAGGGATTATGAAGCGAGAAGAAAAAGAGTGGGAAAATGAGCCCATCGTTGTTGAACCGGTGTTCCCGATGACGAAAGACCGTGATAAGCTGGAACAGTATTGGAAAAAGGCGCGTGAGGTCGTGCTGGCGAGGGCAGAAGCAGAAGCAAAAGGTAAGGGATGTGAAACTGTGGCTTTCGTCACACTGGGAGACCCAAGCATGTATTCCACGTTCTACCGGTTCATGGAGATTTTTAAAGATGTCATGGAGGAGGTAGAAGTAGTACCCGGAGTTACATCCTTCTCGGCTTGTTCCGCTATCGCCAAAGTCCCTGTTGCGGAAGGAAATGAAATCGTTTCTATTGTTCCCAATGTAAAAACCCAGAATGCTCTTCGAGTAATCGAAAGTTCAGATTCCCTGATCTTCCTCAAACCCAAAAATATGGACGTGATTGAGAATAAGCTGGGCAATAAAAAAGCCATTTTAGGTGTCAGAGTGGGATTTAAAGACCAGGAAATAATCACAGGAGAAGTTAGTGAAATAGACGTGCCAACTCATTACCTTTCCACTCTTATCGTAAAGAACAACCCACGAGCTTAGATATAGATAAGACTATGATTATGACTATGATTATGACTATGATTATGACTATGATTATGACTATGAAAATGAATATGAATGTGAATATGAATGTGAATATGAATGTGAATATGAATGTGAAACCGAAAGTAGTATTTGTAGGTGCAGGACCGGGCGACCCCGAATTACTCACCCTTAGAGGAAAGCGGGAAATAGAGAATGCTGATGTGATAATATACGCAGGCTCGCTCATCAACAAGGAGATCTTAAAATACGCAAGAGAGGATGTGATAGCCATAGACAGTCATGGAAAGACCAGAACTGAGATATTTACCCTTTATGAACAGTTTGTTGTGAAAGAGGGTAAGGTAGTAGTGAGGCTCCATTCAGGCGACCTGAGCTTCTATTCCGCTATTCAAGAGCAGATGGAATTTCTAAACTCTAAAAATATAGAGTTTGAAGTTGTTCCAGGCGTTACTTCTTTTTCCGCTGCTTCTGCATCTTTAAAAAGAGAATTCACTTCGCCTGGCATATCGCAAACGCTGATAATCACGAAACCGACAGGAAAGACCGGTAAGCCAGAGAAGGAAAGCATAAAGGAACTATCAACGCATGGTGCAACAATGATAGTCTTTCTTGGTGTTCATCTCATTGACGATATCGTTTCTGAACTCCGGGTAGGCTATCCTCCTGAGACACCAGTAGCGGTGGTTCATAAAGCGTCATGGACGGAAGAGGAGATAATAAAGGGCACTCTGGAGAATATAGCGGACAGGGTTAAGAGTGCGGGCATAAAGAGCCAGTCATTGATAATTGTGGGTGATGTGCTTGAGAAATCAGGCATCTCAAAATTGTATGGCGGAGGTTTAAAATGATTGCCATCTTCTCGCTCGCTCAGAAATCGGTTGCTGTTGCGGAAAAGGTGAAAAGCGTGCTCTTAGCCGAAGGATTCGATGCTGAGCTGATATGTTCGGAAAAAATCTCGTGTGATGGCGCAGATGAGAAGGTGAAAAGCGTTTATCACGCCATAAAAGAAAGTTTCAAAGCGCACAAGAACATCGTCGCTGTTCTGCCTATGGGCGTAGTGGTGCGGGCAATAGAGCCGAAGAAGAAGACCGAAGACCCCTGGGTGGTCTGCATAGATGAGAATGGCAGGTATGTCATACCGGTACTGAACGGGCATAGAGGAGCAAATGAATTCGCAAGGCTTATTGCAGAAGGGATATCCGCAGAACCGGTGATAACAACTCTCTATGAAGATGAATAACAATAATAGGGATTTTTATATCGGTCTTGGATTTCATAGCGATGTTGATGCTGGAGAGATAGAGCAGGCGATTCGCGAGTTCCTGGAGGAGTTGGATATAGAACAGAATGAAGTTAAAGGTTTATGCACCGTGGATTTCAAAAATACGGAGGAGTTGCAAGAGGTTTCTGCTAAGTTCGGGATTCCAATACTTCTCTTTACGCGGGATGAGATAAACTGTGTGGATGTGCGGTCGAGAAGCGCAGCAATGGACGCATTTAACATAAAAGGCGTTGCAGAACCCTGTGCCATTCTGGGAGCGAACAGAAATAAAGGCAAAATCAAATTCGTGAAGAGGAAATCATTCAATAGAAGGATAACACTGGCGGTGGTGCTTAAAGAGAGGGATCTATAGGGAGGGAATAAGTGAATATGTTATCGGTAGTGGGAATAGGACCTGGTGCTCAGGATTTACTGACAGAAAGGGCGAGAGCACGGATTTCAAGTGCTGATGTTATTATGGGCAACGAGAGATACATAGAGCTAATAAAGGACACCATTCCGGGGAGTGCAGAAGTGATAATAGGCAAGATGGGGACAGAGGTAGACCGAGCGAAGAAGGCAGTTGAGCTGGGTAAGCACAAGAACAAGAACGTTGTTGTTGTCTCGGGAGGTGATGCGGGTATTTATGGTATGGCAGGGCTAATAATCGAGGTCATGGGCG
The window above is part of the Methanophagales archaeon genome. Proteins encoded here:
- the cbiT gene encoding precorrin-6Y C5,15-methyltransferase (decarboxylating) subunit CbiT, whose translation is MSDVEQNLGVKQEWQYKTTGIPDSLFSRSKAGLTREEVRSIITSKARIKGTERILDVGTGSGSVSIEFALLGCDVTAVEKDEENFEIARKNIEKFGLGNKIQLNFGEMEHINLSDTDSFDVAFFGGTDNLEKSFENVFKHLKTGGRVIIAAVRLETVVEAIAVLKNRGINPEVLNICLNRGKDLGGKTALAPSYPVFLIYGDKK
- the cobM gene encoding precorrin-4 C(11)-methyltransferase, whose product is MNMNVNMNVNMNVNMNVKPKVVFVGAGPGDPELLTLRGKREIENADVIIYAGSLINKEILKYAREDVIAIDSHGKTRTEIFTLYEQFVVKEGKVVVRLHSGDLSFYSAIQEQMEFLNSKNIEFEVVPGVTSFSAASASLKREFTSPGISQTLIITKPTGKTGKPEKESIKELSTHGATMIVFLGVHLIDDIVSELRVGYPPETPVAVVHKASWTEEEIIKGTLENIADRVKSAGIKSQSLIIVGDVLEKSGISKLYGGGLK
- the cbiQ gene encoding cobalt ECF transporter T component CbiQ, giving the protein MRFTDIIQEVDFERLVVGSNSVIHRLDARVKLLGAFALIFAVISMHSPTIPLVIFLSATLIALAIKIPLRTYLKRLVLLPFSVAAVVLVVVIFTYGGEHQIASLFGLPIYHESCSFAVLLFARIIASISILSVFVATTEVLAAAEAMRWFKVPKIMVDLAIMMLRYIHLLSEESVRMYRAQASRCGFSRRLSYKQKMNNLGTIAGSLILRALKRGERVYAAMLSRGYNPDSKLTEIEPLSLKNALLCAIIILTSVLLVIADHIGIVPGVVTWL
- a CDS encoding ATP-binding cassette domain-containing protein; protein product: MKCAVNVTDLFYTYPDGTEALKGVNFKVMEGERVAVIGSNGSGKSTLFYHLNGLFSPTKGTVLINEEEITKTNLDKIRMTVGLVFQDPDDQLFAPTVWEDVAFGPRNMGLSKREVAERVNSALNMLHIADLKDKRPDNLSGGQKRLVSIAGVLAMNPEIIVLDEPTSNLDPCTSSAVMHLLVDLSRRMNIALIIATHDVDAIPQYADRIYVMHRGRFVAEGTPEAVFSNASVVRESHLRLPRIARLMEILHKEDNLPLKNPYPLTIRGARNEIMRVINDKRIKG
- a CDS encoding cobalamin biosynthesis protein, which gives rise to MKMNNNNRDFYIGLGFHSDVDAGEIEQAIREFLEELDIEQNEVKGLCTVDFKNTEELQEVSAKFGIPILLFTRDEINCVDVRSRSAAMDAFNIKGVAEPCAILGANRNKGKIKFVKRKSFNRRITLAVVLKERDL
- the cobI gene encoding precorrin-2 C(20)-methyltransferase — protein: MRIRKLYGIGVGPGDPELLTLKAYRILKEVDMIVAPKSREDKRSLALLTIEGIMKREEKEWENEPIVVEPVFPMTKDRDKLEQYWKKAREVVLARAEAEAKGKGCETVAFVTLGDPSMYSTFYRFMEIFKDVMEEVEVVPGVTSFSACSAIAKVPVAEGNEIVSIVPNVKTQNALRVIESSDSLIFLKPKNMDVIENKLGNKKAILGVRVGFKDQEIITGEVSEIDVPTHYLSTLIVKNNPRA